The genomic region TCAAAGATACCTTAGGATACTTTACCTTTTGAACTTGTTAACTATGGCAACTGGATTTTACTGTTCACATTTACTTGTAATGATATTTCATTACAGGGGAGAACTGAACATTAAGAATCCATGCTATTCCTATAGCTTCTACGCGTGCATGATCCTGAATTCCTGATTCTTCATCATCATATTGGTTCAAAGCCTTGTATGAACAGGAAGTTTTATCTTTACTGGTGATTGTTGATCTTTGAAATTTTATTTTTGAAAGAATTAGGGATTGTGAATTTGAGCAGGTCTAGACTGGAGAAGGTGAAGGAAGCATGCAAATATCTCTTCTAGATTCCAGACACACATGAGCCAGTCTTATTATTCACAGGTAGATGTTCTTCTTCACTCTCTACTCATTGGTTGAACTGTAGTTTCCCCTGAAACTGTAAGAAGTGGGACGTTTCATTTCATGAGGAAATGCCAACTACTCTGCTGGTTGGCAATTCCTGGATTGTTTTAGGCAATTAGGAACGTTAGGAGGGGATCATATTGGATAGGTTGGCAATTTATGGTTAAATGGTGCAAATTGAAGGTATACAGACACAGTTGTCTTTTATTCATATTTTCTTAGACAAAAAGAAAAAAAATGAAAAGAAAAAAAAATAGGTGCAAATTGAAGGTATAAAGACACAGTTGTCCTTTATTCATATTTTTTAGACAAAAAGAAAAAAATGAAAACCAATTGAATAACCAAATGAAAAACCTAATAGAAAGTAGAGGAATGAATTGTTATGTTTTCTCAAGCTCCCACAACTACTCTTCTTACTCATTACAAATTGGGAAAGTTCAATCTTTTTCATTGGCAGTTGGTCTTCTCTACGTTTCACATTGTATACCAAATTTTTATGAAACTCTATTAATTTCTATATGTCAATTCTGGCCATATCAAGCTTTGTTCATGCTGGTGGCTGGTTTCTCTTAATTTCTATTGTCCCATTTCAGTACCAGTAACATTCAGCCTGTGCGACTAAAATAAGCTAATCGTAAGATGTTTACAATAGTATATGATGAAAAAAATAGTAAAAGTTCATGATTTTTCAGTCATACATAATATTACATATGAAATGTGGAGTCTTTGATCATTTCCCTTGCTTGGTTCTTGTTACGAGGCTATGGCTATCTACTGATCAATATGTTTGCCAACTAGTTGGGATCGAACAACTACTTGTGGTAGATTTAAAAATTTGATGACCACCTCAAAGTCTTGGTGTTGTTGAAGTTTAGTGATGTGCGTGAGACTACTGAAGGAAACTTACGTCGCTATCTGCTGTTGCATTTTACTCTTTGGATCTCTTCAGTTGAATTGAGTGGCAGATCTCGATTTATTGTTGAAGCTGTTGTAAATGAGATAGGAGTAGATAAAGTTAGAATTATATTATCTGCATTTGCCAATTATATGGAATCTGGAGATTCTAATCCAATGGAATTGGGCTTTTATATGGTGAATTCCTTGAACAAATATGGAATCCTGTACTGCCACATGGTTGAGCCAAGAATGAAGACACTTGGAAAAAAATGTGAATGTCCCCACAGTCTTGTACCCATGAGGAAGGATTTTAATGGTTCCTTCATTGCCTCTGGTGGTTTGACAGGGAAGATGGGAACAATGCTGTGGTTGAGGGCCGTACAGATCTTATTCTTTTTGGTCGGTTGTTCTTAGCTAATCCTGATTTGCCCAAGAGGTTTGAGCTTAGTGCTCTTCTAAATAAATACATCAGAGATACATTCTAAATATCTGATCCGGTTCTTGGTTACACTGATTATCCATTTCTTGACAGCTGCTTGAGTTTCCAGCTGAGTATGGAAGCTTGAACTCTCTTTTATTTTATTCTTGTATTGGTCTGCTTTAAAGTTTTCGTGTTACTCTTCTTTCATCGTATCTACACTTAAAAATAAGATTGGTAAGTACCAAGTTGTATAGGCTGGCATGGTTAACCAGAATGTAGAGTTCCCAATTGGTATAGGATGTATAGCTGTTTGATTTTGTAATGAAGTTGTGGTATCCTGCAAGTGCCCCTCCAAGTGGATGGCTACGTGAAATTTCAGACTGATTGCAGCCTTGTACTGATTGATTTCAATAAGAATGGCATGTCTTTTCACTTTTACCAACTACTTGATCCCCTGTTTTTCGTGTATCTTAATAATGAGAGTCCTTAGAAAACTAGAACTACTGAACTTTGCTGTCGACTGTGGTCAACTGGATTTTATTGTCGGGGGTTTGTAATTGAGAATACATTACAAGGGAAAACTAAACGTTCAGAATACATGCCAGTCCTATAATTTCTACTCTTGCTTGAGCATGATCCTTCATATATATCATATATATTGGTTCAAATCCCAGTATGAAGACGAAGAATATTTATGTTCCTGGTGATTGGTGAGATTGGTGACCAAGTCTTTTAAAGTTTGTGTGAATTTGGGCAGGTCTACTGAGGTGATAGTGAAGGAAGCATGCAAATATCTCATCGTCCAGATTCCAGACACACGTGAAGCAGTGTGATTACTTCACAGATATAGATGTTCCTCTTCACTTTTTAATCTACTCATTCGGCGAACTGCTTGGCTAACAAGAACAAATGACATTACTACTTGTGTTCTGTAAGTTTTAGTGTACTGCCTTGTATATTTTGTTTTGTTTGTCAAAAGTGTCTATCATTCACTAATCACTACACATTTATTCTAAACTTAACTGAAATTGTATTTGATTAATTTTAAGTGTTTGTATTATTCGACAGTATATATTTGATAAAAGTTACCCTTTCTATGTATATAGATACCTCGATCATTTGCAAACAGCATTTTATAGTTTCATGAAGAAGAGTTTATGTCAAAGTGCTGCATTGGAGAAGAACTCTCAAACATGATACAAGAACACCAGCCACCACAGAAGTTATCGCAGAACAATTCTGATATTCATTTTTGTATGTGTGAATGTACACCGTTATGAACAAGGAGCCAGTTGAAGCATTGGAAATCTGAAACCCATAGTTGACTCTTTGTGCTAAGTAATCGTGTTTGTTTACCATGTTGGTGTTTTTGTTTTCTTTGTATCTTACTAGAATTGAGTTTTCTTTTGAATTATTTACTCTAGTTTTTGATTGCAATGAAAAATCCATAATTTTGAGTACAAATCGTGTAATTCTGAATCCCATATAGCAGTCCAAGCTGCTGCTGGCTCGGCTCATGTTATCCATAATTTTCAGCTATTGCTGCTTTAACAGCATCTAAGTTGCTTTGTACTTAATTTTGTCCTGGCATGCAGCTGATGTTAATGTGGATGCTGATACTGGCTGCTCATTTACTTGTTCTTTTTAGGGCAACAATTGGTATTACTTTTCTTTGACTAACACATAAACCTTCATTTTATGATCTTATCATCTGCCAGCTGCCCTCTCGTATAAGGAAATGGATCAAGAATCCCATTCCTATAAGGAAAAGGATGGTTAATCCTAATCTCTGCTCTTTACTAAATCCTAATCCCCGAAGGAAAAGGAAATCAATCCACAACGTCATTTTCCTATAAATAAGTGAGAAAGGGAAACCAAGAAGCTCACTCACTTCATCACTCGATATCCATCGTTTCTCTCACAAGATTCTAGCTAACCTTTCCAAGCCTGAGACTACCAACAACCACCATGAAGTTCCTGAATCCTGCATGTCTTATCAATAAGCTAAGAAGAAGCCACTCCAAGAAGGCGTACGAACAGTTGGTTCATGAAGATCATGACCAGACCCAGAGGACGACGTCCAAGAAGAAGCATGGTTTATCTCCCAAAGGTTCGACGTCGACGTTCGATGTATTTGTGGGCAAAGAGAGCAAGAAATACCCAGTTCCCCACGAGTACCTTTCACACCCAAAGCTGCAAGAACTCATCAACAAGTACCGAGAATTCGTGTTGGATCCAAGATCTAGTGATCCGATCGTGCTTGAATGTTCTACGGAGACCTTTGAACAGTACTTTCTCCGTTCTATCGTCAAGAATCGATAAGGAGTTCTGTTTGTTAGAAGTTAATGTTTTCTTCAGTCTTTCATATATATGATCTGTATTCAAGATCGAACTATTGTAAATTAGATTCCCAATTCTTTCCGCCATGGTTCTGCTGTAAACACAAGAATCAATTATAAATGATATTTATTCTTCATTCTCTTGATTTTCTTCTTTACTTTCAGTCAGCATGGTTTGTTCTACATATCAAGCAGATGATAGAGGAATAGTGTACACTTCATGCATGTATTAGTACCTCTCACTTCACGTACAATATCAAAGTTTAACACTGTACGCATGCATTACGTACCGGAGTAGGTCTCTGCACAGCCTATAACCCTATATGTAGTGTATTCTGTTGGTTGCGGCAGAGGTGGGTGGCTCCGTGGCTGGCTAATTGTTTCGTTCATCCCTTGTATGGTTTGCAGGGGATGATAGTGTTAGGTCTAAGTGGAAGGCTGGAATCTATGTGGTGGAAAGACGAAGGTCTTGTCTCCGGCCTTGCTTAAAGGGTCAATGTATAACTATGTTATCGATCTTAATTTGCTGATTGTGTTAGTTCTTCCCATCATTGTCAAATATGTCAATTAATTAATATAATCCGGCTCGGCCTCCTTTTACATATATACATTCTTACATGAACCGGTTAAGAACTTCTGACCAATAAATAGTACGTACTGTGGTAGTTTATCCTAGGAAACTTAGGAGAGAGAAACTTTTTCTCATCTAACAAACCCTTGCTAGGAAAACCCTAGAAATACCGTTCAAGAACATCACACGCGCTTGGTAAGAGAAAATTCAATATCATGCTTAAACCATTTGTTTCTATCTCCGCAATCGTCAATGCTGTAATCTCTGGGTTTCGGTTTTTTTTTTTTTGGGTTTGCTTTTGATTTTCTTTGGGCCAATGATAATATATACATTTAGAAGTAACAAATGATAAAACTGTCAACAAATGTTCCTTGATGATAAAACAATACACCCATTTAAATTCTTTAAACCGTTGCCCATAAATTTTAAAAAAATTACATACCATGCCATTGACAAAAATAACAACATATTAACCACGATCATCTCTCTCTCACACTCTCTCAACTCATCTCCTTCTCTCTCTCTCTTCTCTTTCTCTCTCTCCGGCGAATCACTCTCTCCGGTGAATCCGTCGTCCTCCACCGAGAGATTGATGCAGTTACCAAAACGAACTCAGAGAGAACAGATTTAGAAGCATAGGACAGAGCTCTTCCCAGTCGTCGTCGACGATTTCATCCTCTTTGATTTTTTTTTTTCATCCTTCAACAAATCTCTTATGTTATGGCTTTTCGAATTAATTTCGATCATCGTCTTCAGCTTACAAGGTAAGCTAATATGTTTCTCTCTTCTTTATCAATTGATTGCTTTTTCTTTTTTATGTGATTAAAACCATAAATAGAAAAAGAAGCTTGAATTCATGGGTTTTATTGTATTCTGGGTATGTCATTTATGAAATAGAATGTTGTGTCATGAATCTTTTATTGATTAGATTGAAAATGCATGTTTGTTTGTGATGTTTAATTTGTGTTATGTTATTTGGTTATGCACACAAGGTGTTTGAGGAAATGTCTGTGAATGAATTTTGGTGTTTTTGCTCGATGAGAGCGCAGTGGACCTTGATGTGCTAGCGAGGGCTGACCTTCTCAAGTTCTTGAGCAAGGAATGTGAGGAAAGAGATGCTACACGCTGCAAAGAGTTGCGCATTAAAGATGAAACCTTAAGAAATACGGAATTCTGCCCAGATTTTCAGTCAAATTCGACAGCAAATTGCGAGCAGCTTAGAGCGATCCACAAAACTTGCCTTATATCAATGGAAAGCTAGAAGAGTATAGTTTCCAGAACTTTTTGCGGATCGTTGATAGCTATTTTGTAGAGGAAGTTATAGCCGTCAGAAGGAGGGAAGGTCATTCTGCAGAAAACTGGAAAAGGAAGGAGAAAAGTCTACCAGGCAAGTGTTTATGTAACTGACAATATAGCCGTTAATTGTGTATGTAACTATCCAAGTAACTGAACATTAAATCTCAATCNNNNNNNNNNNNNNNNNNNNNNNNNNNNNNNNNNNNNNNNNNNNNNNNNNNNNNNNNNNNNNNNNNNNNNNNNNNNNNNNNNNNNNNNNNNNNNNNNNNNNNNNNNNNNNNNNNNNNNNNNNNNNNNNNNNNNNNNNNNNNNNNNNNNNNNNNNNNNNNNNNNNNNNNNNNNNNNNNNNNNNNNNNNNNNNNNNNNNNNNNNNNNNNNNNNNNNNNNNNNNNNNNNNNNNNNNNNNNNNNNNNNNNNNNNNNNNNNNNNNNNNNNNNNNNNNNNNNNNNNNNNNNNNNNNNNNNNNNNNNNNNNNNNNNNNNNNNNNNNNNNNNNNNNNNNNNNNNNNNNNNNNNNNNNNNNNNNNNNNNNNNNNNNNNNNNNNNNNNNNNNNNNNNNNNNNNNNNNNNNNNNNNNNNNNNNNNNNNNNNNNNNNNNNNNNNNNNNNNNNNNNNNNNNNNNNNNNNNNNNNNNNNNNNNNNNNNNNNNNNNNNNNNNNNNNNNNNNNNNNNNNNNNNNNNNNNNNNNNNNNNNNNNNNNNNNNNNNNNNNNNNNNNNNNNNNNNNNNNNNNNNNNNNNNNNNNNNNNNNNNNNNNNNNNNNNNNNNNNNNNNNNNNNNNNNNNNNNNNNNNNNNNNNNNNNNNNNNNNNNNNNNNNNNNNNNNNNNNNNNNNNNNNNNNNNNNNNNNNNNNNNNNNNNNNNNNNNNNNNNNNNNNNNNNNNNNNNNNNNNNNNNNNNNNNNNNNNNNNNNNNNNNNNNNNNNNNNNNNNNNNNNNNNNNNNNNNNNNNNNNNNNNNNNNNNNNNNNNNNNNNNNNNNNNNNNNNNNNNNNNNNNNNNNNNNNNNNNNNNNNNNNNNNNNNNNNNNNNNNNNNNNNNNNNNNNNNNNNNNNNNNNNNNNNNNNNNNNNNNNNNNNNNNNNNNNNNNNNNNNNNNNNNNNNNNNNNNNNNNNNNNNNNNNNNNNNNNNNNNNNNNNNNNNNNNNNNNNNNNNNNNNNNNNNNNNNNNNNNNNNNNNNNNNNNNNNNNNNNNNNNNNNNNNNNNNNNNNNNNNNNNNNNNNNNNNNNNNNNNNNNNNNNNNNNNNNNNNNNNNNNNNNNNNNNNNNNNNNNNNNNNNNNNNNNNNNNNNNNNNNNNNNNNNNNNNNNNNNNNNNNNNNNNNNNNNNNNNNNNNNNNNNNNNNNNNNNNNNNNNNNNNNNNNNNNNNNNNNNNNNNNNNNNNNNNNNNNNNNNNNNNNNNNNNNNNNNNNNNNNNNNNNNNNNNNNNNNNNNNNNNNNNNNNNNNNNNNNNNNNNNNNNNNNNNNNNNNNNNNNNNNNNNNNNNNNNNNNNNNNNNNNNNNNNNNNNNNNNNNNNNNNNNNNNNNNNNNNNNNNNNNNNNNNNNNNNNNNNNNNNNNNNNNNNNNNNNNNNNNNNNNNNNNNNNNNNNNNNNNNNNNNNNNNNNNNNNNNNNNNNNNNNNNNNNNNNNNNNNNNNNNNNNNNNNNNNNNNNNNNNNNNNNNNNNNNNNNNNNNNNNNNNNNNNNNNNNNNNNNNNNNNNNNNNNNNNNNNNNNNNNNNNNNNNNNNNNNNNNNNNNNNNNNNNNNNNNNNNNNNNNNNNNNNNNNNNNNNNNNNNNNNNNNNNNNNNNNNNNNNNNNNNNNNNNNNNNNNNNNNNNNNNNNNNNNNNNNNNNNNNNNNNNNNNNNNNNNNNNNNNNNNNNNNNNNNNNNNNNNNNNNNNNNNNNNNNNNNNNNNNNNNNNNNNNNNNNNNNNNNNNNNNNNNNNNNNNNNNNNNNNNNNNNNNNNNNNNNNNNNNNNNNNNNNNNNNNNNNNNNNNNNNNNNNNNNNNNNNNNNNNNNNNNNNNNNNNNNNNNNNNNNNNNNNNNNNNNNNNNNNNNNNNNNNNNNNNNNNNNNNNNNNNNNNNNNNNNNNNNNNNNNNNNNNNNNNNNNNNNNNNNNNNNNNNNNNNNNNNNNNNNNNNNNNNNNNNNNNNNNNNNNNNNNNNNNNNNNNNNNNNNNNNNNNNNNNNNNNNNNNNNNNNNNNNNNNNNNNNNNNNNNNNNNNNNNNNNNNNNNNNNNNNNNNNNNNNNNNNNNNNNNNNNNNNNNNNNNNNNNNNNNNNNNNNNNNNNNNNNNNNNNNNNNNNNNNNNNNNNNNNNNNNNNNNNNNNNNNNNNNNNNNNNNNNNNNNNNNNNNNNNNNNNNNNNNNNNNNNNNNNNNNNNNNNNNNNNNNNNNNNNNNNNNNNNNNNNNNNNNNNNNNNNNNNNNNNNNNNNNNNNNNNNNNNNNNNNNNNNNNNNNNNNNNNNNNNNNNNNNNNNNNNNNNNNNNNNNNNNNNNNNNNNNNNNNNNNNNNNNNNNNNNNNNNNNNNNNNNNNNNNNNNNNNNNNNNNNNNNNNNNNNNNNNNNNNNNNNNNNNNNNNNNNNNNNNNNNNNNNNNNNNNNNNNNNNNNNNNNNNNNNNNNNNNNNNNNNNNNNNNNNNNNNNNNNNNNNNNNNNNNNNNNNNNNNNNNNNNNNNNNNNNNNNNNNNNNNNNNNNNNNNNNNNNNNNNNNNNNNNNNNNNNNNNNNNNNNNNNNNNNNNNNNNNNNNNNNNNNNNNNNNNNNNNNNNNNNNNNNNNNNNNNNNNNNNNNNNNNNNNNNNNNNNNNNNNNNNNNNNNNNNNNNNNNNNNNNNNNNNNNNNNNNNNNNNNNNNNNNNNNNNNNNNNNNNNNNNNNNNNNNNNNNNNNNNNNNNNNNNNNNNNNNNNNNNNNNNNNNNNNNNNNNNNNNNNNNNNNNNNNNNNNNNNNNGAGAGACAGAGAGAGAGGGAGAGAGAGAGAGAGGACGAAACTGAGAATGATAAAAAACATGTGATANCAGAGAGAATGGTATAATGGTCATGTAAAAAGTGTAAAAATAGACATTTTTATCATTTAAGATGTTATGAGGTGACCATTTTATCATGTAACATGTTTTAATGATGATCTTTTTATCAAGTGGAATATTTGAAAACTATTTTATCATTTGTACCTTCAAATGGTAGTTTAGTGTTATATACCCTTTTCTTTTTTATGTGATTAAAACCATAAATAGAAAAAGAAGCTTGAATTCATGAGTTTTATTGTATTCTGGGTATGTCATTTATGAAATAGAATGTTGTGTCATGAATCTTTTATTGATTAGATTGTAAATGCATGTTTGTTTGGGATGTTTAATTTGTGTTATGTTATTTGGTTATGCACACAAGGTGTTTGAGGAAATGTCTGTGAATGAATTTTGGTGTTTTTACTCGATGAGAGCGCAGTGGACCTTGATGTGCTAGCGAGGGCTGACCTTCTCAAGTTCTTGAGCAAGGAATGTGAGGAAAGAGATGCTACACGCTGCAAAGAGTTGCGCATTAAAGATGAAACCTTAAGAAATACGGAATTCTGTCTAGATTTTCAGTCAAATTCGACAGCAAATTGCAAGCAGCTTAGAGACTAGTTTAGTGTTATATACCCATTTTCTTTTCTGTTTCTGATTGATTTTTGAGAGGTTTTGTTTATGCTAGAGACTAGTTTGAAGTGTTTGATGTTGTTAGCAGAACCTAGGTTCTTTTGAAAAGCTAAATATTATTAATTGTGAATCCTTTGGTTAATCGGTTTTCAAATGAATTCGGGGCTTTCAGCTTTCAGTTTTCCCAAGCTGTGATTTATATTTCTGGGTTTTCATGCGAACCTTCGATCATTCCATTATTTGTCGATATATATTATCAAAGTTATTAACTAATGCAAGTTTTTGCTTTGAATGAAAATACACGAATTGCCAAACAAGTATGATGCCCAAGTGTGATGTCGAAGATCAAGTATTCAAGCTATAGGGGAAAGTCTTTGTATGTTTCTCTGTATGATTGAGCTTCTCATCCATAAGTGATTGGTTTTTTACTTTTATTTTTTATTTTTTTAACGTGCCTTTCCTGATTGATGTGATTAGGAATCTGATTTGGGATACAAATTTGCTCCCCACCCTCATACCCACCTACCTAAATGAATGTCACTTGTCCATTCTCTTTAGTACGTGACTCTAACCATGGTTAACAACCCAAACTCACAATAATAAACTATATTATTTTCTATTAACTTCCCACAAAAAAAATTATTAGTTTTTCTTTTCCTATTCTAGTCTCCTCTCCAATGTCGACCCTAATTACCCACCTCATCCTCTTAGAGCAAGTCCACCCTTGGCTTAAAAGCATGACCCAAGTCTTAATCCATGTCAAAAGAAGACCCAGCAAAAATAAAGCAAGTCCACCCACAATTTTTTTTAACCCAGGCCTTCACTGGGTCTTCACCTGGGTCAGACCTATGACCCAGGCATCCATTTCTGAAGACCCGGCAGTTCATTTCCACCTCAGCCCAAAACACGGGGCCCTGCAGACGTCAGCCACATGCAACAGCAGTAGACGCGAGGAGAAGACGCGTGAGACACACGAACAACGTAGGTGCGACGCGTGAGCCCAACGCGCCGTCTTTTGTCGTCTCTTCTGTGGAGACCCAGCCCCACATGCACGCCACTCATCAAGCATAAGGCTGACAGTTTGAATATTTAAACCCAACGGTCAGTTAATCTGCACCGTTGGTTTACTTCCAAAACACAAATCCGACGGCCCTGGAAATGTCACATTTTTTTTAATTAAATGAATTAAACTGAATGAAAAATGCTACAAAAATCCCAACGGTAAGCAAGAAAATATTAAAATAAAATTATAGAATCCTCTATAAATACATATCACCCTAGGCAAGGCAATATGGATATCTAGATTGCGTTTTTTTTTATGTTATATTTGTGTTATTTTTAAATAATTGTATTATGTTTTTTTTAGGCTTGGCCTGTCAATTTAAGTCATGAAATAAATATTCTAATTTTAATATGTTATTTTGTTTATTTAATCATAATTTTATTAATATATAAAATCATTATTCACATTCAAAATACCTTAAATAAAATTTAATAAACAGTCACTGCCACGTGACGACCTAGAAACAAAAATCGTGGGTGGAAACTGCAGCCCAAAATCAGTGTCACGTGGCGGTCCAGGTCTCGCCCATGACCTAAGCCTTCCCAACGAAGACCCAGAGGGTGGACTTACTCTTAGACCTAATCGTTCCACCCGAGATTGGAGAGGATTGAAGGTGGTGTGGTTGAAAGTTTGAGTTTTAAGAGGTGGGTTTGAAGGTGGTGATGAATCTGCCAATCTGGTGATGAAGTAGATGATCGATTAGAAGGTGGCCGGGTTTTGGTTCTTTTTGTCTGACATGGGGTGGTGTTTGTGAGAATGCCTCAAATCCCTCAATGAACCATAGCTGCTTGTATTTTGGATTAGCTGTTTGTATTTTGGATTGTGTAGAATTGATTCACATGTCCATTTTGTTTGTGTTTGATCGACTAGCATGATTCTCAGAGGTAGGAATGACAGCAAGCTACTGCCTCCTACTATCGAGATCACTGCCGGGCCATTCCTTCCAGTTCCGTCGCCGACGGTATGGAGCTCTGATTGTCATTCTCCCTAAGTAACAAACATCATATCGCAGCCCTCTAGAGAATGCATAAACAGATCACACTACTTGCACAAACCCACAATTCGTTCATAGTCCAAAACCATCTCAACAGAATCAGATGCAAAAGAGAACTAAAATGATTTAATTGTTTAACCTCCCACACTGAGAATGGAGAGGAGATAAGAAAAGGAAAAGAAAAACTTGGTTTTTTTTTTTTTTTTTTTTTTTTGGTAACAGATGGATTTAAAGTTGTTTGAAAATAGTATAATTTATTATTATAGATTTGTGTTCTAAACCATGATTAGACCATCTTCCACCATAGACTAAAAGGCCAAATTTAGCCTATAGTCCCACCATGCCATAA from Fragaria vesca subsp. vesca linkage group LG3, FraVesHawaii_1.0, whole genome shotgun sequence harbors:
- the LOC101304854 gene encoding 12-oxophytodienoate reductase 2-like; translation: MVQIEVELSGRSRFIVEAVVNEIGVDKVRIILSAFANYMESGDSNPMELGFYMVNSLNKYGILEDGNNAVVEGRTDLILFGRLFLANPDLPKRSTEVIVKEACKYLIVQIPDTREAV